Proteins encoded by one window of Dreissena polymorpha isolate Duluth1 chromosome 11, UMN_Dpol_1.0, whole genome shotgun sequence:
- the LOC127850762 gene encoding heat shock 70 kDa protein 12A-like isoform X1 yields MATGGNRLVVAAFDFGTTYSGWAFSLKNDFQADPCKVQAKIWGGNPLSSLKGPTCVLIEPDGKTLGTFGFDAETRYSQLSFTGEHAKWYYFHRFKMILWNKPIHKDTMLDDETGKSLSAMTVFSLSIKCMVDDLTAMVNQRISGLDQKDIHWVLTVPAIWNDAAKQFMRLAAEEAGISSTLLTIALEPEAASIYCRHIPVQVGETGSISRFQPGHKYLVLDAGGGTIDITIHEVCDGVQLKELYKATGGAWGGKMVDNAFLDFIAALIGKDMLKRFKEEHMEDYIDLLRDFEVKKRATDSTSEKLLILKIPLALIELVNSKGRSFQQIVQSSQYAKQTILSGDKFRIDMNIFRSFFKQSVDEIVLHVNQLLKMDEASGVDTILMVGGYSESPMPNESIKKEFARLKVIVPPDAGLAVLKGAVICGHCPNFITQRVAKYIYGVKSKRPFVKGSDPVEKLIKTDLGDYCDDQFSIFVQTGQTLNAGEYQFEKKIGTAFIVNKSFNIDIYTTTNKDVKYVTDEGCTKIGSMIVPISGRGIDQRVIVRFKIGGTEIKVECKEETTGRITSTSVDLLT; encoded by the exons GACCAACATGTGTGTTAATCGAACCGGATGGCAAAACCTTGGGAACGTTCGGTTTCGATGCAGAGACGCGCTATAGCCAACTGAGTTTTACAGGAGAACACGCAAAGTGGTACTATTTCCACAGATTCAAAATGATTCTTTGGAACAAG CCGATACATAAGGACACAATGCTGGATGACGAAACTGGTAAAAGCCTTAGTGCCATGACTGTGTTCTCGTTATCCATAAA ATGCATGGTAGATGATTTGACCGCTATGGTTAATCAGCGGATTAGCGGTTTGGATCAGAAAGACATTCATTGGGTACTTACAGTTCCAGCGATATGGAATGATGCAGCAAAACAGTTTATGAGACTCGCTGCTGAAGAG GCTGGAATATCCAGTACACTGTTGACGATTGCATTAGAACCCGAGGCTGCATCTATATACTGCAGACACATCCCCGTACAAGTAGGCGAAACAGGAAGTATTTCAAGATTTCAACCGGGCCACAAATACCTTGTTTTAGATGCAGGAG GTGGAACAATCGACATAACTATACACGAGGTATGCGACGGAGTACAACTTAAAGAACTATACAAGGCTACAGGCGGAGCCTGGGGTGGAAAAATGGTGGACAACGCTTTCCTGGATTTTATCGCTGCATTAATAG GAAAAGACATGCTAAAGCGGTTCAAAGAAGAGCACATGGAAGACTACATAGACCTTCTCCGTGACTTTGAGGTTAAGAAACGAGCTACGGACTCGACAAGTGAAAAACTTCTGATCCTTAAAATACCGTTAGCTCTTATTGAGCTTGTAAACAGCAAAGGACGTTCATTTCAACAAATTGTACAGTCTTCACAATACGCAAAACAG acCATTCTCTCGGGTGACAAGTTTCGTATTGATATGAACATTTTTCGGTCATTCTTCAAGCAATCAGTTGATGAGATTGTTCTTCATGTGAATCAGCTGCTAAAGATGGATGAGGCATCGGGCGTGGATACAATACTGATGGTTGGAGGATACTCAGAGTCACCGATGCCGAATGAGAGCATCAAAAAGGAATTCGCAAGACTGAAAGTAATAGTTCCGCCTGATGCAGGTCTTGCGGTTCTAAAGGGTGCTGTAATATGTGGACACTGTCCTAATTTTATCACACAAAGAGTGGCCAAGTATATCTATGGCGTGAAATCCAAGAGGCCGTTTGTTAAGGGAAGCGATCCTGTAGAAAAACTAATTAAAACTGATCTTGGGGACTATTGTGATGACCAATTCAGCATCTTTGTGCAAACCGGTCAAACGCTTAATGCCGGCGAATATCAGTTCGAAAAGAAAATAGGAACTGCATTCATAGTTAACAAATCTTTCAACATTGATATATACACCACGACAAACAAAGATGTCAAATACGTCACAGATGAAGGATGTACGAAGATAGGTTCTATGATTGTTCCAATTTCTGGTAGAGGTATTGATCAACGGGTTATTGTTCGATTTAAGATTGGTGGCACCGAAATAAAGGTTGAATGCAAAGAAGAGACTACTGGTCGAATTACTAGCACGTCCGTCGATTTATTGACATAA
- the LOC127850762 gene encoding heat shock 70 kDa protein 12A-like isoform X2 yields the protein MILWNKPIHKDTMLDDETGKSLSAMTVFSLSIKCMVDDLTAMVNQRISGLDQKDIHWVLTVPAIWNDAAKQFMRLAAEEAGISSTLLTIALEPEAASIYCRHIPVQVGETGSISRFQPGHKYLVLDAGGGTIDITIHEVCDGVQLKELYKATGGAWGGKMVDNAFLDFIAALIGKDMLKRFKEEHMEDYIDLLRDFEVKKRATDSTSEKLLILKIPLALIELVNSKGRSFQQIVQSSQYAKQTILSGDKFRIDMNIFRSFFKQSVDEIVLHVNQLLKMDEASGVDTILMVGGYSESPMPNESIKKEFARLKVIVPPDAGLAVLKGAVICGHCPNFITQRVAKYIYGVKSKRPFVKGSDPVEKLIKTDLGDYCDDQFSIFVQTGQTLNAGEYQFEKKIGTAFIVNKSFNIDIYTTTNKDVKYVTDEGCTKIGSMIVPISGRGIDQRVIVRFKIGGTEIKVECKEETTGRITSTSVDLLT from the exons ATGATTCTTTGGAACAAG CCGATACATAAGGACACAATGCTGGATGACGAAACTGGTAAAAGCCTTAGTGCCATGACTGTGTTCTCGTTATCCATAAA ATGCATGGTAGATGATTTGACCGCTATGGTTAATCAGCGGATTAGCGGTTTGGATCAGAAAGACATTCATTGGGTACTTACAGTTCCAGCGATATGGAATGATGCAGCAAAACAGTTTATGAGACTCGCTGCTGAAGAG GCTGGAATATCCAGTACACTGTTGACGATTGCATTAGAACCCGAGGCTGCATCTATATACTGCAGACACATCCCCGTACAAGTAGGCGAAACAGGAAGTATTTCAAGATTTCAACCGGGCCACAAATACCTTGTTTTAGATGCAGGAG GTGGAACAATCGACATAACTATACACGAGGTATGCGACGGAGTACAACTTAAAGAACTATACAAGGCTACAGGCGGAGCCTGGGGTGGAAAAATGGTGGACAACGCTTTCCTGGATTTTATCGCTGCATTAATAG GAAAAGACATGCTAAAGCGGTTCAAAGAAGAGCACATGGAAGACTACATAGACCTTCTCCGTGACTTTGAGGTTAAGAAACGAGCTACGGACTCGACAAGTGAAAAACTTCTGATCCTTAAAATACCGTTAGCTCTTATTGAGCTTGTAAACAGCAAAGGACGTTCATTTCAACAAATTGTACAGTCTTCACAATACGCAAAACAG acCATTCTCTCGGGTGACAAGTTTCGTATTGATATGAACATTTTTCGGTCATTCTTCAAGCAATCAGTTGATGAGATTGTTCTTCATGTGAATCAGCTGCTAAAGATGGATGAGGCATCGGGCGTGGATACAATACTGATGGTTGGAGGATACTCAGAGTCACCGATGCCGAATGAGAGCATCAAAAAGGAATTCGCAAGACTGAAAGTAATAGTTCCGCCTGATGCAGGTCTTGCGGTTCTAAAGGGTGCTGTAATATGTGGACACTGTCCTAATTTTATCACACAAAGAGTGGCCAAGTATATCTATGGCGTGAAATCCAAGAGGCCGTTTGTTAAGGGAAGCGATCCTGTAGAAAAACTAATTAAAACTGATCTTGGGGACTATTGTGATGACCAATTCAGCATCTTTGTGCAAACCGGTCAAACGCTTAATGCCGGCGAATATCAGTTCGAAAAGAAAATAGGAACTGCATTCATAGTTAACAAATCTTTCAACATTGATATATACACCACGACAAACAAAGATGTCAAATACGTCACAGATGAAGGATGTACGAAGATAGGTTCTATGATTGTTCCAATTTCTGGTAGAGGTATTGATCAACGGGTTATTGTTCGATTTAAGATTGGTGGCACCGAAATAAAGGTTGAATGCAAAGAAGAGACTACTGGTCGAATTACTAGCACGTCCGTCGATTTATTGACATAA